From one Humulus lupulus chromosome 8, drHumLupu1.1, whole genome shotgun sequence genomic stretch:
- the LOC133795132 gene encoding uncharacterized protein LOC133795132, translated as MAGRGRPKKNGVQGTRRSTMKTLRKKGPTSSDRVAKSKSMAEAIGVEALSVSGDETEGEGIATAMEQEAITPRVIFGRAHQEQEVRSEVGAHQTEVEAKSGKISISPILHSGEITQNLNHRFGESEAKVKCPSGVKIDMEDIQEEIDYWDSALVCYVLGANIPFHVFDGFANRMWKDKGLHKVGVLAKGIHIVRFTSVTARDEVLHGGYMFFDKKPVIMKAWDPYTDFTQANVCSVATWIQIPGLDLRYWGERTLFKIVGQLGTPLMLDEVTKNKELLNFPRVMIEVQLHQSFPDEISFTNELNQEVVLPVKYEWLPIVCDHCFGMGHKSAVCKKKEVPKQAWVVKKKEAATNINSKTVEGHEDDGFQQVTKGVKGVRMEVKERTGFEMSNNFGVLIDTGECSKIENEEDRTQGGGEPPLGNG; from the coding sequence ATGGCGGGTCGCGGCCGACCGAAGAAGAACGGCGTCCAAGGGACTCGACGAAGCACGATGAAGACCTTGCGGAAGAAAGGACCGACTTCCTCCGATAGGGTCGCCAAATCGAAGTCGATGGCAGAGGCTATAGGAGTGGAAGCACTCTCTGTTTCTGGCGATGAGACGGAGGGAGAGGGGATTGCGACGGCAATGGAGCAGGAGGCTATTACTCCCCGAGTCATTTTTGGGCGCGCCCATCAGGAACAGGAGGTTCGGTCGGAGGTTGGAGCTCACCAGACGGAGGTTGAGGCTAAATCTGGTAAGATTTCTATATCCCCGATTCTTCACTCTGGGGAGATTACACAGAATTTAAATCATAGATTTGGAGAATCTGAAGCAAAAGTGAAATGCCCATCTGGGGTTAAAATTGATATGGAAGACATTCAAGAGGAAATCGATTATTGGGATTCTGCCTTAGTATGCTATGTACTGGGAGCAAACATTCCTTTTCATGTTTTTGATGGATTTGCTAACAGAATGTGGAAGGATAAAGGATTGCATAAGGTGGGAGTATTAGCGAAAGGAATTCATATTGTTAGATTCACTTCAGTGACTGCCAGGGATGAGGTTCTTCACGGAGGGTATATGTTTTTTGACAAGAAGCCAGTTATTATGAAAGCCTGGGATCCCTATACTGATTTTACTCAGGCAAATGTCTGTTCGGTAGCTACTTGGATTCAAATCCCTGGTTTGGATCTTAGATACTGGGGGGAACGGACACTGTTCAAAATTGTTGGGCAATTAGGGACTCCTCTAATGCTAGATGAGGTGACCAAGAACAAAGAGCTATTGAATTTCCCTCGGGTGATGATTGAGGTGCAGCTACACCAATCCTTTCCTGATGAAATTTCGTTCACTAATGAACTGAATCAGGAAGTTGTGTTGCCGGTGAAATATGAGTGGCTACCGATTGTTTGTGATCATTGTTTTGGTATGGGGCATAAGTCAGCGGTGTGCAAGAAGAAAGAGGTGCCAAAGCAGGCATGGGTGGTGAAAAAGAAAGAGGCAGCGACGAACATAAACAGCAAAACAGTTGAGGGACACGAGGATGATGGCTTTCAACAAGTTACAAAGGGAGTTAAAGGGGTCCGGATGGAAGTGAAGGAAAGGACAGGTTTTGAAATGTCAAATAATTTCGGGGTCTTAATAGATACAGGGGAATGCTCTAAGATTGAGAATGAAGAGGATCGTACACAGGGAGGGGGGGAGCCTCCCTTGGGGAATGGATAG